In one window of Oryza sativa Japonica Group chromosome 9, ASM3414082v1 DNA:
- the LOC136351729 gene encoding uncharacterized protein, producing MEPLLQVLTTADSTVREGLNAQVQALAEERAALEAEWAQLAAHRARVDEGRRAVDDMVKVGHKMRQAQLVEIQVREETLDSVMRETEEERQAALIASSVLDEALGDIRLQYEAHAEDLAKRVKDARGVLDAAAAQERRASEADASLRARTAALEAERKALDETACSAQEFEATIRRQSRSSTGTSASRTRAARSRRSEPRSWRGGLRR from the coding sequence ATGGAGCCGCTCCTACAGGTGCTCACCACCGCCGATTCCACCGTCCGGGAGGGGCTCAACGCCCAAGTTCAAGCCCTGGCGGAAGAGCGGGCAGCCTTGGAGGCAGAGTGGGCACAGCTCGCTGCGCACCGCGCGCGGGTTGACGAGGGGCGCCGCGCCGTGGACGACATGGTGAAGGTGGGACACAAAATGCGCCAAGCCCAACTGGTTGAAATCCAGGTGCGTGAGGAGACGCTGGACTCTGTTATGCGGGAGACGGAGGAAGAGCGGCAGGCAGCACTGATTGCCTCAAGCGTCCTGGATGAAGCGCTGGGCGACATCCGCTTACAGTATGAGGCCCATGCCGAGGACCTGGCGAAGAGGGTTAAGGACGCCCGCGGTGTTCTCGATGCGGCTGCCGCCCAAGAGCGGCGGGCATCGGAGGCTGACGCCTCGCTGCGGGCTCGGACGGCGGCGCTCGAGGCCGAACGCAAGGCCTTAGATGAGACCGCTTGCTCCGCGCAGGAGTTTGAGGCCACGATTCGTCGGCAATCGAGGTCTTCTACCGGAACCAGCGCGAGCAGGACGCGCGCAGCCAGGAGCAGGCGCAGCGAGCCCAGGAGCTGGAGGGGCGGGCTCAGGCGCTAG